In Nitrospirota bacterium, the genomic window GCGGGCAGGAAAAAAGAAGGGATCGATGCGTTCCGCAACGGGCTCAAGTATGATAACCGGAATGCTGATCTCTTGAAGGAAGTGAGGGCGCAGGGGATAAGGAAAAACCCCGTGCTCACGTTCCTGGACAGGTCGAATCCTATCAACAAGTATCTCGGGATGCTCCTGCATTCCGGCGGGAAGAAACAGAAGAAAAAATGATCTGTGTGACGACAGTATGATCGTTGCCGACCTCAAACACCTCGGGTCTCAGGTAGCGATGACGCCTCTCCTGAAACAGGCAATCGACTTTCTGCTCCGGCGGGACCTGCAGGGTCTTCCCGACGGCAGGGTTGACATCGACGGAGAGAGGGTTTTTGCCATTGTACAGCGCTATGAGACGGCCAGGACGGATGCCCCTCAATTCGAATACCATAAAAAATATATCGACGTCCAGTTCGTCGTATCGGGGCGGGAGATCATCGGCTGGACTCCCGCGGAGCGAATCGCGGTCACGGCCCCCTATGAAGCGGAGAAGGACATCGCCTTCGGCACCGTGCCACAGGGGGAATGGAGCCCTGTCCTGGTCACAGCGGGACAAGCGGCCGTGTTCTGGCCCGAGGACGGCCACGCGCCGAGGCTGGCAGCCGATGCCAGTTCTGCCGTACGGAAGATCGTGGTTAAGGTCGCATCGTAACGCAAAGGGCATGAAACGCGCTTGTATGCGGGGCGCAGCTGCTGCGATCCCGGTCCCGTTCGGAGAGACATGCCCGGCACCGCCGGGTCCTGCGACAAGGACGGCGGGAGGGAAAGAAGTAATTCGGCTGTCATCTATTTCACGAGTGCTGCCATCCCGGACATCAGTACAGGGAACCTCTAGCGCCGGCCGGGCCCGCGTGCATGGTTGAAAAGAAAAGGCCCGCGTCCCCCCCTGGTGCGGGGAGCAGGCCCTTCGTACGTTCCTGGATCATCCTCCGATCGCCGGCAAGGGTTTTCCTCTCTCCCGGCGTTTGTTGATCAGATTTTCTCGAGCGCCTGTTTCAGATCGGCGATCAGATCGTCCACATCCTCCAGCCCCAGCGCCAGCCGGACCAAGTTGTCTTCCATGCCGATCTTCTTCCGATAGTCCTCGGGATAGTCGAAGAAGGACATCATCCACATCTGGGTGACCAGGCTCTCGCTGCCGCCCAGGCTCGGTGTGATCAGGAAGAGCTCAAGGGCGTCGATGAACTTCCGGGTCTTGGCGTCGTCGCCCCTCAGGAGGAAGGTGACCACGCTGCCGTAGCCCTTCATCTGCTCCTTCGCGATCCTGTGGTCCGGGTGGGATTCCAGGCCCGGGTACCATACCTTTTCGATCTTGGGGTGCGCCTCGAGCATGCGCGCCACGGCGAGCCCCGCCTCGTTATGGTGCTTCATCCTGAGTCCGAAGGTCTTGAGGCCGCGCTCCAGCAGGAAGCAGGTGAGCGGTCCGGGCGTGGCGCCGATCATGCGCTGCATGCGGTAGGCGTCGTTCATGAGTTTGTCCGAGCCAAGGGCCACGCCGGCCAGGAGGTCGTTGTGGCCGCCCAGGTACTTGGTGGCTGAGTGGATCACAACGTCCACGCCCATGTCCAGGGGCTTGATGTTGTAGGCCGTGGCGAGCGTGGCGTCGATGATGGTCATGACCTTGTGCTTCTTCGCGACCTTCACCACCGCATTGAGGTCCAGGCACCGGAGGTAGGGATTGGTCGGTGACTCCGTGAAGATGATGTTCGTGTTCGGCCTGATGGCCCTCTCGATGGCCTCGGCCGTCGGGTCCGCCATGGAGACCTGGATGCCGAACTCGGCCAGCAGGTTTGCGGCGAAGTCGCGCGTCTGGCGGTAGCAGTCGCTCGTGAAGATGATATGGCCGTCGCGCCGCATGAAGGTCATGATGGTCAGGATCACAGCGGCCATCCCGGAGGCGAACAGCACCGCCCGCTCGGCGCCCTCGACGGCGGCCAGTTTGCGCTCGCACTCGGTCTGCGTCGGGTTGCCGTAGCGGCCATACTCGTGCTCGCGGATCACCCTTCCCTCGCTCTTGGCCTTCATGAAGTC contains:
- a CDS encoding YhcH/YjgK/YiaL family protein; translated protein: MIVADLKHLGSQVAMTPLLKQAIDFLLRRDLQGLPDGRVDIDGERVFAIVQRYETARTDAPQFEYHKKYIDVQFVVSGREIIGWTPAERIAVTAPYEAEKDIAFGTVPQGEWSPVLVTAGQAAVFWPEDGHAPRLAADASSAVRKIVVKVAS
- a CDS encoding aminotransferase class I/II-fold pyridoxal phosphate-dependent enzyme, with the protein product MSKKPSDPKRWKPATLGIHGLDRVAHAHYAVSTPIAHTSNYYFNNTQEVYDFMKAKSEGRVIREHEYGRYGNPTQTECERKLAAVEGAERAVLFASGMAAVILTIMTFMRRDGHIIFTSDCYRQTRDFAANLLAEFGIQVSMADPTAEAIERAIRPNTNIIFTESPTNPYLRCLDLNAVVKVAKKHKVMTIIDATLATAYNIKPLDMGVDVVIHSATKYLGGHNDLLAGVALGSDKLMNDAYRMQRMIGATPGPLTCFLLERGLKTFGLRMKHHNEAGLAVARMLEAHPKIEKVWYPGLESHPDHRIAKEQMKGYGSVVTFLLRGDDAKTRKFIDALELFLITPSLGGSESLVTQMWMMSFFDYPEDYRKKIGMEDNLVRLALGLEDVDDLIADLKQALEKI